The Tamandua tetradactyla isolate mTamTet1 chromosome 5, mTamTet1.pri, whole genome shotgun sequence genome window below encodes:
- the SPDEF gene encoding SAM pointed domain-containing Ets transcription factor, with product MGSTSPGLSGGPPGRLLQPADTVLRAGLEKVTAGVVGPERRDWSPSPPTTPEQGLSAFYLSYFDMLYPEDSSWAAKGPGASAREEPAEEPEQCPIIDSQAPGGSLDLAPGGLTLEEHSLEQVQSMVVGEVLKDIETACKLLNITADPVDWSPGNVQKWLLWTEHQYRLPPVGRAFQELGGKELCAMSEEQFRQRSPLGGDVLHAHLDIWKSAAWMKERTSPGAIHYCASTSEESWTDSEVDSSCSGQPIHLWQFLKELLLKPHSYGRFIRWLNKEKGIFKIEDSAQVARLWGIRKNRPAMNYDKLSRSIRQYYKKGIIRKPDISQRLVYQFVHPI from the exons ATGGGCAGCACCAGCCCAGGCCTGAGCGGTGGGCCCCCCGGCCGCCTCCTGCAGCCTGCCGACACAGTGTTGCGGGCAGGCCTGGAGAAGGTGACGGCGGGGGTGGTGGGGCCCGAGAGGCGGGACTGGAGCCCCAGCCCACCCACCACACCTGAGCAGGGCCTGTCCGCCTTCTACCTCTCCTACTTTGACATGCTGTACCCCGAGGACAGCAGCTGGGCGGCCAAGGGCCCTGGGGCCAGCGCTCGGGAGGAGCCAGCAGAGGAGCCTGAGCAGTGCCCCATCATCGACAGCCAGGCGCCAGGGGGCAGCCTGGACTTGGCCCCGGGGGGGCTGACCCTGGAGGAGCACTCGCTGGAGCAGGTGCAGTCCATGGTGGTGGGCGAGGTGCTCAAGGACATCGAGACAGCCTGCAAGTTGCTCAACATCACCGCAG ACCCCGTGGACTGGAGCCCTGGCAACGTACAGAAGTGGCTCCTGTGGACCGAGCACCAGTACCGGCTGCCTCCCGTGGGCAGAGCCTTCCAGGAGCTGGGTGGCAAGGAGCTGTGCGCCATGTCCGAGGAGCAGTTCCGCCAGCGCTCGCCCCTGGGCGGAGATGTGCTGCACGCCCACCTGGACATCTGGAAATCAG CGGCGTGGATGAAAGAGAGGACCTCGCCCGGGGCGATTCACTATTGTG CCTCAACCAGCGAGGAGAGCTGGACTGACAGTGAGGTGGACTCGTCCTGCTCCGGGCAGCCCATCCAcctgtggcagttcctcaaggAGCTACTGCTCAAGCCCCACAGCTATGGCCGCTTCATCCGGTGGCTCAACAAGGAGAAGG GCATCTTCAAGATCGAAGACTCAGCCCAGGTGGCCCGGCTGTGGGGCATCCGCAAAAACCGCCCCGCCATGAACTACGACAAGCTGAGCCGCTCCATCCGCCAGTATTACAAGAAGGGCATCATCCGGAAGCCGGACATCTCCCAGCGCCTTGTCTACCAGTTTGTGCACCCCATCTGA